A stretch of Spodoptera frugiperda isolate SF20-4 chromosome 6, AGI-APGP_CSIRO_Sfru_2.0, whole genome shotgun sequence DNA encodes these proteins:
- the LOC118267501 gene encoding V-type proton ATPase catalytic subunit A encodes MSKSGLKTIADEDREEKFGFVFAVSGPVVTAEKMSGSAMYELVRVGYHELVGEIIRLEGDMATIQVYEETSGVTVGDPVLRTGKPLSVELGPGILGSIFDGIQRPLKDINELTQSIYIPKGVNVPCLGRDVTWEFNPLNVKVGSHITGGDLYGIVHENTLVKHKMLIPPKAKGTVTYVAPSGNYKVTDVVLETEFDGEKEKYTMLQVWPVRQPRPVTEKLPANHPLLTGQRVLDSLFPCVQGGTTAIPGAFGCGKTVVSQALSKYSNSDVIIYVGCGERGNEMSEVLRDFPELTVEIEGMTESIMKRTALVANTSNMPVAAREASIYTGITLSEYFRDMGYNVSMMADSTSRWAEALREISGRLAEMPADSGYPAYLGARLASFYERAGRVKCLGNPDREGSVSIVGAVSPPGGDFSDPVTAATLGIVQVFWGLDKKLAQRKHFPAINWLISYSKYMRALDDFYEKNYPEFVPLRTKVKEILQEEEDLSEIVQLVGKASLAETDKITLEVAKLLKDDFLQQNSYSSYDRFCPFYKTVGMLKNIIAFYDMSRHAVESTAQSDNKVTWNVIRDAMGNVLYQLSSMKFKDPVKEGEAKIKADFDQLLEDMAAAFRNLED; translated from the exons atgAGCAAAAGCGGTTTGAAGACAATCGCTGATGAGGACAGGGAGGAAAAGTTCGGATTCGTCTTCGCCGTATCCGGACCCg TCGTAACGGCGGAGAAAATGTCCGGATCGGCTATGTACGAGTTGGTGCGTGTCGGCTACCACGAGCTGGTCGGAGAGATCATCCGTCTTGAGGGTGACATGGCCACCATCCAG GTATACGAAGAAACATCAGGTGTAACTGTAGGTGACCCCGTGCTGCGTACCGGCAAGCCCCTGTCCGTAGAGCTGGGTCCTGGTATCCTCGGCTCCATCTTTGACGGTATCCAGCGGCCACTGAAGGACATCAACGAGCTCACACAGTCCATCTACATCCCCAAGGGTGTCAACGTACCCTGCCTTGGACGTGATGTCACCTGGGAATTCAACCCCTTGAATGTTAAG GTCGGCTCCCACATCACCGGAGGAGACTTGTACGGTATCGTACACGAGAACACATTGGTTAAGCATAAGATGTTGATCCCACCCAAGGCCAAGGGTACCGTCACCTACGTCGCGCCCTCCGGCAACTACAAAGTCACT GACGTAGTGTTGGAGACGGAGTTCGACGGCGAGAAGGAGAAGTACACCATGTTGCAAGTATGGCCGGTGCGCCAGCCCCGCCCCGTCACTGAGAAGCTGCCCGCCAACCACCCCCTGCTCACCGGACAGAGAGTGCTCGACTCTCTCTTCCC TTGTGTCCAGGGTGGTACCACGGCCATCCCCGGCGCCTTCGGTTGTGGCAAGACTGTCGTCTCACAGGCTCTGTCCAAGTACTCCAACTCTGACGTCATCATCTACGTCGGATGCGGTGAACGTG GTAACGAGATGTCTGAGGTACTGCGTGACTTCCCCGAGCTGACGGTGGAGATCGAGGGCATGACCGAGTCCATCATGAAGCGTACCGCGCTCGTCGCCAACACCTCCAACATGCCTGTAGCCGCCCGAGAGGCTTCCATCTACACCG GTATCACCCTCTCCGAGTACTTCCGTGACATGGGTTACAACGTGTCCATGATGGCTGACTCCACCTCTCGTTGGGCCGAGGCTCTTCGTGAGATCTCAGGTCGTCTGGCTGAGATGCCTGCCGACTCCGGTTACCCCGCCTACCTGGGAGCCCGTCTGGCCTCGTTCTACGAGCGTGCCGGACGTGTGAAGTGCCTGGGTAACCCCGACAGGGAGGGCTCCGTGTCCATCGTGGGCGCCGTGTCGCCGCCCGGAGGTGACTTCTCCGACCCCGTGACGGCCGCCACGCTGGGTATCGTGCAGGTGTTCTGGGGGTTGGACAAGAAGCTCGCGCAGCGCAAGCACTTCCCCGCCATCAACTGGCTCATCTCCTACAGCAAGTACATGCGAGCGCTGGATGACTTCTATGAGAAGAACTACCCCGAGTTCGTGCCCCTCAGGACCAAG GTCAAGGAGATCCTGCAGGAAGAAGAGGATCTCTCAGAAATCGTGCAGCTGGTCGGTAAGGCGTCGCTTGCCGAGACTGACAAAATCACCCTTGAGGTTGCCAAGCTGCTCAAAGACGACTTCTTGCAACAAAACAG CTACTCGTCATACGATCGTTTCTGTCCGTTCTACAAGACCGTGGGCATGTTGAAGAACATCATCGCATTCTACGACATGTCCCGACACGCCGTCGAGTCCACCGCGCAGTCCGACAACAAGGTCACCTGGAACGTCATCCGTGACGCCATGGGCAACGTACTCTACCAGCTCTCCTCCATGAAGTTCAAGGACCCCGTGAAAGAAGGCGAGGCTAAGATCAAGGCAGACTTCGACCAACTCCTGGAAGACATGGCGGCCGCCTTCCGCAACCTCGAGGACTAG